The following proteins are encoded in a genomic region of Actinomadura sp. NAK00032:
- a CDS encoding DUF2516 family protein encodes MEGFNVLDYFFWLLLIIAFVMEAWALVDSLTVPEGAYAAAGKWRKRLWMIVLIVATVVGAAYAVAPAALGASPIALLIGILPVAAFIAAAVYLADVRPAVAPYKKKNGGRGGSRSGPYGPW; translated from the coding sequence GTGGAGGGCTTCAATGTGCTGGACTACTTCTTCTGGCTGCTGCTGATCATCGCCTTCGTGATGGAGGCCTGGGCGCTGGTCGACTCGCTGACCGTGCCGGAGGGCGCCTACGCCGCGGCGGGCAAGTGGCGCAAGCGGCTCTGGATGATCGTGCTGATCGTCGCGACGGTCGTCGGCGCCGCGTACGCGGTCGCGCCGGCGGCGCTCGGGGCCAGCCCCATCGCGCTGCTGATCGGCATCCTGCCGGTCGCCGCGTTCATCGCCGCCGCCGTCTACCTGGCGGACGTCCGGCCCGCCGTCGCCCCGTACAAGAAGAAGAACGGCGGCCGCGGCGGTTCCCGATCAGGCCCGTACGGACCCTGGTGA
- a CDS encoding helix-turn-helix domain-containing protein, which produces MATSKVGSIGEYIREQRTRAKISLRQLADVSGISNPYLSQIERGLRKPSAEILQQIAKGLRISAEALYVQAGILEDREADTDVMAAVRADLLLTERQKQVLLDIYASFLKENEATGATGTGFADAAAPDDRPAPAPPEPHESHGKEEVG; this is translated from the coding sequence ATGGCCACTTCGAAGGTCGGCTCCATCGGGGAGTACATCCGGGAGCAGCGGACGCGCGCGAAGATCTCGCTGCGCCAGCTCGCCGACGTCTCGGGCATCTCCAACCCGTACCTGAGCCAGATCGAGCGCGGCCTGCGCAAGCCGAGCGCCGAGATCCTGCAGCAGATCGCCAAGGGGCTGCGGATCTCCGCCGAGGCGCTGTACGTGCAGGCCGGCATCCTTGAGGACCGCGAGGCCGACACCGACGTGATGGCGGCCGTGCGGGCCGACCTCCTGCTCACCGAGCGGCAGAAGCAGGTCCTGCTCGACATCTACGCGTCGTTCCTCAAGGAGAACGAGGCCACCGGAGCGACCGGCACCGGGTTCGCCGACGCGGCGGCCCCGGACGACCGGCCCGCGCCGGCACCACCAGAGCCGCACGAATCCCATGGAAAGGAAGAGGTCGGATGA
- a CDS encoding alanyl-tRNA editing protein produces the protein MSETLGRTTRLELDDQALRDWEAVVLDAGPDGIVLDRSAFYPGGGGQPPDHGVLLWQGVQTRIAGVRKGDDLVLIPVEDDPLPPAGTVVQAAVEDDRRTALMRTHSGLHLLCGVVFRDYGCLVTGGNMEPLTARMDFDLREVPPGFKQAVEDACNAEVEADRRIDTRTLPRAEAFEIPDIIRTATNLVPPEVSDVRIVDIVGLDTQADGGTHVGSTKQIGRITVAKVENKGRGFRRLRIKISD, from the coding sequence ATGAGCGAGACCCTCGGACGCACCACCCGGCTGGAACTGGACGATCAGGCGCTGCGCGACTGGGAGGCCGTCGTCCTCGACGCGGGCCCGGACGGCATCGTCCTCGACCGCTCGGCCTTCTACCCCGGCGGCGGCGGGCAGCCGCCGGACCACGGCGTCCTGCTCTGGCAGGGCGTCCAGACCCGGATCGCGGGCGTCCGCAAGGGCGACGACCTGGTCCTCATCCCGGTGGAGGACGATCCGCTCCCGCCGGCCGGCACCGTCGTCCAGGCCGCCGTCGAGGACGATCGCCGCACCGCGCTCATGCGCACCCACTCGGGCCTGCACCTGCTGTGCGGGGTGGTGTTCCGCGACTACGGGTGCCTGGTCACCGGCGGCAACATGGAGCCGCTGACCGCCCGGATGGACTTCGACCTCCGCGAGGTCCCGCCCGGCTTCAAGCAGGCCGTCGAGGACGCCTGCAACGCCGAGGTCGAGGCCGACCGCCGCATCGACACCAGGACGCTGCCGCGCGCCGAGGCGTTCGAGATCCCCGACATCATCCGCACCGCGACGAACCTGGTGCCGCCGGAGGTGTCGGACGTCCGGATCGTCGACATCGTCGGGCTCGACACGCAGGCCGACGGCGGCACCCATGTCGGCTCCACCAAGCAGATCGGCCGGATCACGGTCGCCAAGGTCGAGAACAAGGGCCGCGGCTTCCGCCGCCTCCGCATCAAGATCAGCGACTAG
- a CDS encoding TetR family transcriptional regulator, giving the protein MSAGQAGEGQGIGAGTERTERPSLRERKKLRTRQAIATAALRLFAERGYEETTIADIAAAADVAPRTFFSYFPSKEDVVFAEIDDRLAEVSERLRRTPGETPMETIRRSIVDVLNAVVAEHRDYGPVQIALVLERPALRARALQRMTDAQEAIEALLRELCPGISEIDAVAASGIAIGGMQAVVAHCRREGYDPLSMRTALDRAVDIVEHGLVSVDALSRPSP; this is encoded by the coding sequence ATGAGCGCGGGCCAAGCCGGTGAGGGGCAGGGGATCGGCGCGGGGACGGAGCGGACGGAGCGGCCGAGTCTGCGCGAGCGCAAGAAGCTGCGCACCCGGCAGGCCATCGCGACCGCCGCGCTGCGCCTTTTCGCCGAGCGGGGCTACGAGGAGACGACGATCGCCGACATCGCCGCCGCCGCCGACGTCGCCCCCCGCACGTTCTTCAGCTACTTCCCGTCCAAGGAGGACGTGGTCTTCGCCGAGATCGACGACCGGCTGGCCGAGGTCTCCGAACGGCTGCGCCGCACCCCGGGCGAGACCCCGATGGAGACGATCCGGCGCAGCATCGTGGACGTCCTCAACGCGGTCGTGGCGGAGCACCGCGACTACGGGCCCGTGCAAATCGCCCTCGTCTTGGAGCGTCCCGCGCTGCGGGCCCGCGCGCTGCAGCGGATGACCGACGCCCAGGAGGCGATCGAGGCGCTGCTGCGCGAGCTGTGCCCCGGCATCTCCGAGATCGACGCGGTCGCCGCGTCCGGCATCGCGATCGGCGGCATGCAGGCGGTCGTCGCGCACTGCCGCCGCGAGGGCTACGACCCCCTGTCGATGCGGACGGCGCTCGACCGCGCCGTCGACATCGTGGAGCACGGCCTGGTCTCGGTCGACGCGCTGTCGCGGCCGTCCCCCTAG